The window gaatcttgaatagggagtgaaattttgttggtttgtccaagttagtgtgatgccctgataaatcccagagtgatctgagcagtgaataaagaagtatttgcaaagtccccttgggagaatggggagaaaggaggaaatattcagcttccccatttggagaatttctgatattcttgcaagcagtgcggacaaccaaatcaataggctaagccctctaTCTTAGGGTTCAAtatgaaacttcttcctgcaaaggacaggctaagcctacttaaaattaggcctaagagccacccccagagaacctcttttgttgctcaaatgtggcctctctaagccaagtcaGCAGGtgttgccctcctccctacatagGACACAAcccccagggatgtaaatctccctggcagagtgggacagaaatcccggccTCAAGAgatttgagaaagccttcttgaccaaaagggggaagagagaagtaagacagtctcagtggctgagatttcagagtcacgaggttatccttatgcattatatagatgtccctttttagtttatggtgtattggagtgggtggagggaagtatctgaaactgtacagctgtgttccaagatccttgaagatgattgtataaagatataatatttacaataggactacatgattgtgaaaacacaCTCCAGCCTCCCTTTTCTAAGTTCTGGCTTATGATATTTGTGCTGCAGTGATTTACACTAAGGCTGCGAAGAGTGCTACCTCAACTGAGAATCTGAATCCCTTCTGCCTTCTGTGCACACTTTGCGCATGATGGCTGGAGCTTCAGCAGTGTTCAAGGATCATAAGACCTTGAGAACTAAAGGTAGGCAATGGATGGAGCAGAAAGGCAGAGGCCTGGGTTCCCAGTAACCAGGGAACCACCTTACCAGTTCTGGGCTCCTCAcctcaagacttttttttttttgagagaaaattaaacttttattaagTCACTCTTACCCTTTTATTAAATCATATGCAGCTGAACCTAGTCCTCTTCAACACATGAGGGCTCCCCACAATCTGCTCATACCCATGGCAGGCTGAGATGCCTTCTCCAGACAGGAGTATCCTACACAGCCACCGCCACTCCACAGGTGAGGTTTATCATCCTGGTGGTGTGTTCCAGAGCGGAGTAACTGTTCTCATCATTATCATGACATTCTGGAATTCATAATACAAAGGTCATGATCTCTTTCATCctgtcttaatttttaaagaattctatAACAAGCAACATTTAAAACTGCATcataaatattaaaggaaaaaaaggacaatttaGTTAACCAGTCATTTATTGAATAGTCTTGATGCACAAGCCACTACACTGGCACTGGGTTTACCAAGTTAGACAGTGACTACTTGGATTAAGTCAGCACAACTCATTCAAATGACTCACAAACTCCCTACCACAGTCAAGTAAAAACTTGATTCATAACTTGAATCAATGAGGAAATATGGCAGGGATGTGGGTGGAAAATAgtaaaattacatgaaaaaacaCTGAGGACAAATTCTATTATGAACCAGCAACAGTATATGTTTACTTTCCAAAATATGTTTACCAAGTGTGGGTGACGACGGGTGGGGATAATGCCAGTAGGGAAATATGGTCACCATTAAGCTGCACTGAACACACTTTTAAGTAATGTTTCCAAACATCCCTACTTTTATTTTACTGTTGCTAtacaatatgtaaaaatattaatcTGTCCTTGTCCTACTTAAACCTGCAAATCTGTGGACACTTGATTTGCTGCTGATTCCAAAGGCTTCACTCAATCATAAATGTCTTTACTATTTGGAGATCCATAATACCTATTTATCGcattaaaggctctgagaagtcatGCAGCAAAGAATGCTATTTTACTCTGATCTCATAGAACCATTTAGGACCAAATTATTGTGGTCCAAAGCTGACTTTAAGGAAAACAAGAGGGAAGGGAACAGAGGCAGATAGCCTCCAACTTGGATCCCAAGAAATCTGATACTAGAGTTGCCCAGAGTGACTTTTCCCAAAGTGCTGTTTGCTTGTCAATATAACCTCTCTGAGGTTCCACAGAAACAGGATGTCTCATCAAGCCAGTTTTCCTTTGTGGTGATATCTTTGATGTTGAAAAAGACCTGACCTCTGCCTAAAGGCTTCTCCACACTCGTTACACTCATAGGGTTTTTCTTCATTGTGGATTCTCACATGCTGACTGAGGTGTGAATTTAATCGGAAGGCTTTCTGGCATACGTTACACTTGaaaggtttttctccagtgtgtaTCCTGTGATGTCGAATAAGGTCTGAAGTcaaactgaaggctttcccacactcaTTACACTGATGATTTTTTGCATGACTGTGGATTCTCTGATGGTGGGTGAGGAGTAGGGCCTGACTAAAAGTTTTTCCACACTCCTTGCACTCACAGGGCTCCTCCTGACTGTGAATTCTCTGGTGTCGATTAAGGTGAGAGCTGCGCCTAAAGTTCTTTCCACAATGGATACAAagataaggtttctctccagaaTGGATTCTGAGATGTTCTAAAAGGCCAGCATTCTGACTAAAGACTTTCCCACACTCCTTGCACTGATAAGGCTTCTCCCCAAGATGGATTTTCTGATGTCTGACAAGGTGTGAACTCCTCTGAAAGGCCTTCCCACACTCATGACATTGATGATCTTTCTCTCTAGAGCGAATTTTCTGATGTCCAGTAAGACTAGAACTCTGACACACTTCAGATTCACGGAGCTTTTCTCCCAGGTGCACACCCTCATGTTTAATCAGGTCTgagtgctgaataaatattttcccaCATTCTGAACATTTATAGTCAGTCTTCTCACTGGGGTTGGCCTGCTGCCTTTCCAAGTTAGAATCCTCATAATGAGCTTCTATGGGCTCAGATAATTTCCCAGATGATTTCACTGATCCACAAAAGTCTGTCTCTACAACCAGCCTTCTATTCTCAGTCCTCATCTCCTTATCTGAAATATTAAGATATACCACCAATCACATGTTTTATTTAGGCTTAGGGAAAGGAATCTATAAACTaggagggaaagtttaaaatcaaacatgtttgaaaagtgaaaaatatgtATGCTTGCATCTGTATAAACTATATAAGATACATAAGAAATTAACAGaggttgccttttattttgtgatacatgcatgcacatacataagctagcaaacaaacaaaccatctTAAAGGGTACAGATGTACATTTTTGAAAATGGTTTGTCACAAGGAGAGTAGAAAAGCTAGCTTAGTTAAGGACTGGAATTCATAAGAAAGGTATGGCAAAGGGATAACCCTTTaactgaaaatgaagaaatgtagACTAATTTTATCACTGAGAATGAAGTTGCCTCATGAGGGTAAGAATGAGTTAAGGAgagggaataaaaacaaaaagggaagcGAACTCTGAAACTAAAAACTAACCTGAACTTTGGACATAAAATACAATATTCAATAAGATCcaaaagatacagaatattttcaaGAATATAGTGTCATCACATTAattcttcatatttaaaatacatacctATCATTACATGGCATAAATTCCTGCAAGATTATTCAGAAAAGTTAAGTCCATCTCTTTCAGCTACTTTACTCAGAAGGCTCACAGAAGGTAACCCTTGAAGCAGACGTGGAAATTAAATAGGGAAGTAGCTAGTAGGTAAAGGACAGTTTTATATATAATACCAGCCATTTACTGAATAGACATTTACTGAGTGTCTACTCTAGGCCAGGGACTGActcaggaaacaaaacaaaatccctgctgggagaaaagaggaagtaaTGCCTGGGGAGGGGGGAAAGCAAACCAGCaactataatataatataatcagTTCTACCACAGGAGAAATCTTGGGGCTCTAGGAACATAGGTGGAAAAACTAACTCAGCCTTGAGGAtcttaaggaaagacagaggaaacGATATCGAAGATAGGTCCTGAAGAATGACTATGTATTAGCCAGGAAGAGTGAGGAAAAAGTGTTCCAGACAAAAGAAACAAGGCAGCAATGACTCAGAAGAGATAGGAAGCACATGGGAAATGGAATGAACCTCAGCATGATGGGAACACAGTTTGAGCATGTGTGAACTGAGGGGTTTCCCAGGACGTTAACAGTCTTGACAAACTGGTCACCCTAGTGACACAAGGCTGGGTAGGGAGCCAATAGCGGCCCATGCTATGTGAGGCCTTGGTCAGTGGCAACGGGGAGTCTCTGAAGgtggtgtttttttccccttacttttgttttttactttctagtatagaATTTTTCCAACATccaaaaaaagtagagaaaataacaTTACCCAGCACTGAAAGATTTTAAACATGGgagccaccttactgaatttgtgtTTAAATTATGGTGGTTAAGTTTAACATCAATGGGAGTACTATGATGacactaaaataaaaagagaagtggGG is drawn from Tamandua tetradactyla isolate mTamTet1 chromosome 5, mTamTet1.pri, whole genome shotgun sequence and contains these coding sequences:
- the ZSCAN26 gene encoding zinc finger and SCAN domain-containing protein 26, which translates into the protein MATVEDPDQTKKQKIPVEEMAPVRAMQEQQVQPKCEVQRPEKEKDKEMRTENRRLVVETDFCGSVKSSGKLSEPIEAHYEDSNLERQQANPSEKTDYKCSECGKIFIQHSDLIKHEGVHLGEKLRESEVCQSSSLTGHQKIRSREKDHQCHECGKAFQRSSHLVRHQKIHLGEKPYQCKECGKVFSQNAGLLEHLRIHSGEKPYLCIHCGKNFRRSSHLNRHQRIHSQEEPCECKECGKTFSQALLLTHHQRIHSHAKNHQCNECGKAFSLTSDLIRHHRIHTGEKPFKCNVCQKAFRLNSHLSQHVRIHNEEKPYECNECGEAFRQRSGLFQHQRYHHKGKLA